Proteins co-encoded in one Metabacillus sp. KUDC1714 genomic window:
- a CDS encoding YlaH-like family protein, which produces MDVTERLSFFPSLYRVVEYPKVGMWMLYITILLLSILVFKLGFAKKLPILKSAVIYLFLALGCTVLTFLGIFLPVAEGLVVASLILIIYKIRLYQSKKQEAEEVK; this is translated from the coding sequence TTGGATGTAACAGAAAGGCTTTCGTTTTTTCCAAGCTTATATCGTGTTGTCGAATACCCAAAGGTAGGAATGTGGATGCTTTATATAACCATTCTCCTTTTATCCATCCTTGTTTTTAAGCTGGGATTTGCGAAAAAACTACCTATTTTAAAATCAGCTGTTATTTATTTGTTTTTAGCTTTGGGTTGTACAGTTCTAACCTTTTTAGGGATATTTTTACCGGTGGCAGAAGGATTGGTTGTTGCTTCGCTTATATTAATCATTTATAAGATAAGACTCTATCAATCAAAGAAACAAGAAGCAGAAGAGGTTAAATAA
- a CDS encoding YlaI family protein — MRVKCVICDKVETIEDETLIAKRLRNRPIHTYMCKPCNERIEEKTNARIATGKFRLYQDKKSEDSW, encoded by the coding sequence ATGAGAGTAAAATGTGTTATTTGTGATAAGGTTGAGACGATTGAAGATGAAACGTTAATTGCGAAACGTCTAAGAAACCGTCCGATTCATACATATATGTGTAAACCATGTAATGAGAGAATTGAAGAAAAAACAAATGCTCGAATTGCTACAGGAAAATTCAGATTATATCAGGACAAAAAGTCTGAAGATTCTTGGTGA
- a CDS encoding pyridoxamine 5'-phosphate oxidase family protein, giving the protein MANKVETELIEPLFNGLQKERFVTIATIDHETNSPNVSAISWVYAPDRDRIFFAIDQRSRIVENIKQHPAIVLNMIANESTYSINGNAHIKEERLEGVPLKLALIELTISEVRDVMFYGSKISSEPLYEKTYDEKAAAKLDKQVLIAMKNNA; this is encoded by the coding sequence ATGGCAAATAAGGTTGAAACAGAATTGATTGAACCATTATTTAATGGTCTACAGAAAGAACGTTTCGTGACAATTGCAACAATAGACCATGAAACAAATTCTCCAAATGTAAGTGCGATTTCTTGGGTATATGCACCCGATAGAGATCGAATTTTCTTCGCAATTGATCAACGCTCAAGAATTGTTGAAAATATCAAACAACATCCTGCAATTGTTTTGAATATGATTGCAAACGAATCTACATATTCGATAAATGGAAATGCGCATATAAAAGAGGAAAGGCTTGAAGGTGTTCCGCTTAAACTAGCATTAATTGAATTAACAATTTCAGAAGTTCGCGATGTTATGTTTTACGGTTCTAAAATATCTTCAGAACCACTTTATGAAAAAACATATGATGAGAAAGCTGCTGCTAAACTAGATAAGCAAGTATTAATTGCTATGAAGAATAATGCATAG